CGACTGTGTTTCGGCAGCCTCGGCTTCCGCCCCATTTAGTTTGTCGCAGAACGCGGCCTCGTATCGGCGCCGTCGCCAGCCTTCAGCAATATGCCCGGAAACTGAGCGTGACGAACGCCGAATCTGATCGGTCAGCGAATACATTTCCTCTTTTGGAAACTTCTTTGTCAGCTCGAAGAGCTGCATCGCCGCCTCGACCGAAAGCCGGTAAACATCCAGTTGCCAATGGTGAGTTATCTTGCTGGTTGGTTTCATAGACTCCTTTTCTCCCTTTCTCCTTCTCCCCCTTTCGCCCTTTCCCCCAAGTTACCTGCTGATATCTCATGAATCTCGGCCTGCTCAAGGGCAATCGACCGACGGATGAAGAGCCAGGAAATCCCCCACACCAACGGGAAGAAAAGCACGCCGAGAATCAGCCAGGTCAGCGTGAAACCGAAGACCCGCGTGGCCATCAGATCGGGAAAAAAATAGTTGGCCAGCGGCAGGCCGAGCAGCGCCGCGAGAAATGCCGCCGCAGACGCGATCGACAGCCTGAGCTGGCGCCGCATGAGACGGTGGAGAAACTCCTCGCTGTGAATGTCCGGCTTGTCGGAGGACGGCGGTTGCATGGCGCCGACGTTGTAGCAAGGACACACTGGCCCGGCAACGTGGTTTTCCCTGCTTTGCCTCCAGTTTCGGCAGAATTCAACTCTGCGCTACAGGCTCGCTGGACAAAGCGGGCGTTACATTCCGAGCCATCTTCCCCCTTCCCAAGCGCGCTCCCTTGCCGTAATTTCACCGCGCTTTTCGGAAAATGCCGAGCGTTTTTATCAAAACTTACGGGTGCCAGATGAACGAGCGCGACTCGGAAGCAGTCGCGGCTCAACTCGTCGCCAAGGGCTACACCCTCGCGGCGTCGGAAGCCGTGGCTGACGTAGTCCTTCTGAATACTTGCAGCGTGCGCGATGGCGCCGAGCAAAAAGCCCTCGCCAAAATGCAGAATCTGGCGGCAGAGGTTCGGCGTAACCGTCCCAATGTGGTGCTCGGCTTTATGGGTTGCATGGCGCAAAGCCGCGGCCAGGAACTGATCGACAAACTGCCGGACGTCGATCTCGTAATCGGAACGCAGAAATTCCATCGGACCGCGGATTACCTGGACGAGATTCTCGCGGGCCGGCGGGACAAGGTCTGCGACGTGGAGGCAGAATCCGGCAGCGAAGCCGCGATCAAGGAACATTTGCTCTACGGAAATCCGCCGGCCAACGACGCCCCTCGGCAGGTGACCGCTTTTGTCAGCATCATGCAAGGGTGCAATCAATACTGCACCTTCTGCATCGTTCCTTACACGCGTGGCCCGGAGCGGAGCCGCGCCATTCCCGACATCGTCGCTGAATGCCAGGAGTTGGTCGCGCGGGGCGTGAAAGAGATCACGTTGCTGGGCCAGATTGTGACCAGTTACGGCCGCCGCGAGATTGGCGCGAAGGATGGCGAGTCCGCGTTCGTGCAACTGATCGAGGCCGTGCACGCGATTGGCGGACTGGAACGTATTCGATTTACCTCGCCGCATCCGAAAGGTTACGGCGACGATCTGGTCGAGGCGTATGGCCGCTTGCCCAAGCTTTGCGAAAGCGCGCACCTGCCGGTCCAGAGCGGGAGCGATCGCGTCTTGAAACTGATGCACCGCGGCTATACGCGCCCGCGGTATCTGAGCATTATCGAGAAACTGCGACGCGTGCAGCCTGACATTGGAATCGGCACGGACATTATCGTGGGTTTTCCGGGCGAGACGGAGGAGGATTTCGAGCAAACGCTTTCGTTGGTGCGCGAGGCGCAGTTCGACCAGGCGTTTGTTTTCAAGTATTCCCAGCGCCGAGACACGCCTGCGGCTTCGATGCCGGATCAAATTCCGCAATCGTTAATCGAGGAGCGCCACGCCGAATTGCTGAAGACGGTCAATGAAATTGTGGCGAGAAAGCTCCAGCGCTTCGTCGGCCAAACGGTGCAAATCCTGGTCGAGGGGCCGAGCCGGAAGAACCCGGCGCGCCTGGAGGGACGGACGCGCTGCAATCGGATCGTGGTGTTCGAGGGATCGGAACGGCATCGCGGCGAGTTGATGGACCTGAGAATTTGCCGCGCCAGCGCGCACACGCTGTATGGAGACCCGGCCATCGTTGGACTGGAAGCGGAGGACCGTGAATAGCTGGATCGCGCCCCACGCCTGCGACGGTACGAACCGCTGGGGGCAAACTTCCACGCGCCAGCGTCTTGGACTGCGGCCGTCCTCTGCCGCATTTAGAGCGTGTCCGAAAATTCCGCGAGGTCCTGTTTTCGCGCCAAAGGCCGGATGGCGA
This region of Verrucomicrobiota bacterium genomic DNA includes:
- a CDS encoding four helix bundle protein yields the protein MKPTSKITHHWQLDVYRLSVEAAMQLFELTKKFPKEEMYSLTDQIRRSSRSVSGHIAEGWRRRRYEAAFCDKLNGAEAEAAETQSWIEYSVRCAYITRKVGREIHREYDRVTGKLVTMQNNPDPWILSRLHRQS
- a CDS encoding DUF485 domain-containing protein, with protein sequence MQPPSSDKPDIHSEEFLHRLMRRQLRLSIASAAAFLAALLGLPLANYFFPDLMATRVFGFTLTWLILGVLFFPLVWGISWLFIRRSIALEQAEIHEISAGNLGERAKGGEGEREKRSL
- the miaB gene encoding tRNA (N6-isopentenyl adenosine(37)-C2)-methylthiotransferase MiaB, which gives rise to MPSVFIKTYGCQMNERDSEAVAAQLVAKGYTLAASEAVADVVLLNTCSVRDGAEQKALAKMQNLAAEVRRNRPNVVLGFMGCMAQSRGQELIDKLPDVDLVIGTQKFHRTADYLDEILAGRRDKVCDVEAESGSEAAIKEHLLYGNPPANDAPRQVTAFVSIMQGCNQYCTFCIVPYTRGPERSRAIPDIVAECQELVARGVKEITLLGQIVTSYGRREIGAKDGESAFVQLIEAVHAIGGLERIRFTSPHPKGYGDDLVEAYGRLPKLCESAHLPVQSGSDRVLKLMHRGYTRPRYLSIIEKLRRVQPDIGIGTDIIVGFPGETEEDFEQTLSLVREAQFDQAFVFKYSQRRDTPAASMPDQIPQSLIEERHAELLKTVNEIVARKLQRFVGQTVQILVEGPSRKNPARLEGRTRCNRIVVFEGSERHRGELMDLRICRASAHTLYGDPAIVGLEAEDRE